A region of the Nocardia nova SH22a genome:
GACGATGGTGTCGAATCTGCTCGTGGTCCTGTGCGGTGATCGTTCCGCGCAGCCCGTCGTCAACACCGGCTCCCTCTACTCCTGATGGTCAAGCGCGAGCCGAAGAAGGTGCTCGTACGGCTCGACCCGGCCGTCCACGAGGCGATCGCCAAGTGGGCGGCCGACGACCTGCGCAGCATCAACGCCCAGATCGAGTACGCGCTGCGGATGGCATTGGACCAGGTCGGACGGGGTCCCCGGCGTCAGGGGGACACCCCCGAACCGAAACAAACCTGACACCCGGTCTGTCCGATATTTATTACCGGCTGATCACGCGTTGAACACAAAACGCCCCAGGAAGTGCGAAAAGGTCACGGATGGGTAGCTTGGTTGGGTGCCAATCGTGTTCGAAACCGGGGGACTGCAGCAGCTCGACCAGACCACGTGGGGGAATCCGGCCACCCGCGACATCATCACCCTGAGTTATATCGATCTGGAACCGGACTTACCCGCTGCCCTGTCCGATATCGACACGTTGCGCCGTCGTCTCACCGAACTGCAGGCCGAGTTCGGCTGTCTGATCGAGGCCCACGCCATCACCGTGGACTCGCAACCGGCACTGTTGCGGCTGGAGAAGTTCCCGCTGGCCGATCAGGCGACCGGGCTCGGATTCACGGCGGGCATCGTGGTTCCGAAGGCCGGGTGCAGCGCGATCCTCAAGATCATGTGCCCGGAGACCGGACGGTCCGGTGTGCGCGAGGCCGCGGTGGTGCCGAAGGTCGGATTCACGAACATGTTCCCGCCGCATCCCTACGCCCCGGAGATCAAGGGCAAGCTGCCCTACAACGTGGCCGACGACGCGCGCTGGGATCCGCAGTTCCCGGACCATCCGCTGACCCGGGCACGGCGGTGGATCACCCACATCAGCCGGACCGCGCGCATCGATCCCCGGTTCGCGGCGCTGCCGCCGTTCACCGGTCCGGGTGCGGTGCGCGAATCCGAAGCGCCCGAGCCCGCCGGGGACGAGGCCGCGACGGTGGCGAAGAAACCGGATCCGGGCGAGACCACCCCGATCCCCGCGCAGCAGCCGGTCGCAGACGGTAGCCCCATGACCCCACCGTTGCCGCGGGCCGCCCGGGCTAACGCCGCGTCGGCTTCTCGGTGACGAAGATGGCCGTCCCGGGGAAGATCTCGCCGCGCAGCGGACTCCACTGACCCCACTCCCGCTCCAGCCACTCCGGCCATTCGGGCTCGACGATGTCGAGCAGGATCAGGCCCGCGCCGACGATGTCGCGGACCCGATCACCGATCGTGCGATGGTGCTCGACGTAGATCGGCTCCTCGTCGGCGTCGACCTCGACATAGGGCGTGCGATCGAAATACGGGATCGTCGCGCGCAGTCCGTCCGGTCCCGGATCGTCGGGGAAGATCCAGCGCATCGGATGGTTGACCGAGAACACCCAGCGGCCGCCGGGGCGCAGTACCCGCGCCACCTCCCGCATCACCCGGGCGGAATCGGCGACGAACGGGACCGCGCCGAAGGCCGAGCACGCCAGATCGAACGATTCCGCCGCGAACGGCAGCGCCTCGGCCCCGGCCTGCACCAGCGGCACCTGCGGTCCGCCGCGTGCCATCGCCGCCCGCCCGTGCTCGAGCATGCCCCGGGAGACGTCCAGGCCGACCGGATACGCGCCCTGGGCGGCCAGCCACCGCGAACACGGCGCCGACCCGCACCCGATCTCGAGGATCCGGCGGCCCGCCACCTCGCCGAGCAGATGCCAGTCGCCCTCGTGCAGCCCCTCGGGGCACCAGACGAACTCGCCGGAGTCCGAATCGACGCCCAGGAAATCGGCGTGGGTGTCGTGGTACTGGACGGCGTCGGCATCCCACCAGCGCCGGTTGGCCCGTTCGCTGGCGGCCGTTCCGACCGCCGCCCGGGTCACCCCCGCCGTGCCGAGCAGTGCGTTGGCCTGGGCATGGCGGTCGGCGGGTTCCGGAGGGTGGTCGTCGGACATGGATCGCAGCGTATGGCACCGATCGGGGGCTCACGACAGCGGTGTGATTACCACCCGCCCGTGACGGGTACCACAGTGTGCGGGAACGCAGTTCGGTGCCGGGACCGGTCGGTACGCATGGGGGTGGGGACCCGTTTGCTTGGTGTAACTCACGTCGCGTACGCTGTTTCCCGCGAGTGTCTTCGGCATTTGTGTAACCGCTCTCGGTACTGTAGCGCTCGGTACCGCGGATCCAACGGTGCAAGTCGGCCATTGGTGTTGCGAGGCGCCGGCGTTGTGGAGTGTCGCGGCAGGGGTTACCGAGTTCGGAAGTCGCCCGCGGGCTGTGTCGCACAGTCGGTGCTGTGGGTTTCTGCAGTCAGCACGGCTGGCTGTCACCGTAGTTCCACCGCTGTGAGTTCACAGCACAACCGAGAGTTCCAATGTCCACTACCGACCACAATCCGTCCGGAGCAACCCAACATATGCCCACCACCGTCACCTCGCCGCAGGTAGCCGTCAACGACATCGGCTCCGCCGAGGACTTCCTCGCCGCCATCGACAAGACGATCAAGTACTTCAACGACGGCGATATCGTCGAAGGCACCATCGTCAAGGTCGATCGCGACGAGGTCCTGCTCGACATCGGTTACAAGACCGAAGGCGTCATCCCTTCCCGTGAGCTGTCCATCAAACACGATGTCGACCCCAACGAGGTCGTTTCCGTGGGTGATGAGGTCGAGGCCCTCGTTCTCACCAAGGAGGACAAGGAAGGCCGCCTGATCCTGTCGAAGAAGCGCGCCCAGTACGAGCGGGCGTGGGGCACGATCGAGGAGCTCAAGGAGAAGGACGAGGCCGTCAAGGGCACCGTCATCGAGGTCGTCAAGGGTGGTCTGATCCTGGACATCGGCCTGCGCGGCTTCCTGCCCGCCTCCCTGGTCGAGATGCGCCGGGTCCGCGATCTGCAGCCGTACGTCGGCAAGGAGATCGAGGCCAAGATCATCGAGCTCGACAAGAACCGCAACAACGTGGTTCTGTCGCGTCGCGCCTGGCTGGAGCAGACCCAGTCCGAGGTCCGCAGCGAGTTCCTGCACCAGCTGCAGAAGGGCCAGGTCCGCAAGGGCGTCGTGTCCTCGATCGTCAACTTCGGTGCGTTCGTCGATCTCGGCGGCGTCGACGGTCTGGTGCACGTCTCCGAGCTGTCCTGGAAGCACATCGACCACCCGTCCGAGGTCGTCGAGGTCGGCATGGAGGTCACCGTCGAGGTTCTCGACGTCGACCTGGACCGCGAGCGGGTTTCGCTGTCGCTCAAGGCGACTCAGGAAGACCCGTGGCGTCAGTTCGCCCGCACCCACGCCATCGGCCAGATCGTGCCCGGCAAGGTCACCAAGCTGGTTCCGTTCGGTGCGTTCGTGCGCGTCGAAGAGGGCATCGAGGGCCTGGTGCACATCTCCGAGCTGGCCGAGCGCCACGTCGAGGTGCCGGACCAGGTTGTCGCCGTCGGCGACGACGCGATGGTCAAGGTCATCGACATCGACCTGGAGCGTCGCCGGATCTCGCTGTCGCTGAAGCAGGCCAACGAGGACTACCACGCCGAGTTCGACCCGTCGAAGTACGGCATGGCCGACAGCTACGACGAGCAGGGCAACTACATCTTCCCCGAGGGCTTCGATCCTGAGACCAACGAATGGCTCGAGGGCTTCGACAAGCAGCGGGAAGAGTGGGAAGGCCGCTACGCCGAGGCCGAGCGTCGCCACAAGATGCACACCGCTCAGATGGAGAAGATGGCGGCCGACGCCGCCGCCGAGGCCGCCAATGGTGGTGGCGCCGGCAACTACTCCTCCGAGAGTGGCGCGCAGGCCAGCAGCTCGTCCTCCAGCTCCTCCGAGTCGGCCGGCGGTTCGCTGGCCAGCGACGCGCAGCTCGCCGCGCTGCGCGAGAAGCTGTCCGGCAACGCCTGATTCGCTCAGCTGAACTGACAGGGCCCCGGTTCTTCGGAACCGGGGCCCTGTCGTCTGTTCGGCGGATGCGACCGCGGCCGAGTTGCCACCGGACACCGGTCACTCGTGCCAGGATGGGCCTGCCCGGCACGTGATTGTCCTCCGCGCCACCGGGCCGTCACCGCCGGTCCACTATTGTCGGCGAGGATCTTGGAACTGTCCTTTTTCACACTAGGCGGAAGGTCTCGGCACCGGCATGGGTCTGTTCGACGGCATCAATCGGCGTGATTTCCTGGCGAAGGCCCTGGCGGTGGGCGGGGCCGGTGCGCTTGCCTCCCTGGCGAATCCGATCATCGAGCGGGCCTACGCCGCCGACCCCGCCGGAATGGGCGGACTGGGCGATATCGAACACTTCGTCCTGCTCATGCAGGAGAACCGCTCCTTCGACCACTACTTCGGAACCCTGTCCGGGGTACGAGGATTCGACGACGCGTCACCGGCCTGGCAGCAGCGCGGCTACGCACCCGGCGTCGGTCCGTCCGCCGACGGATACATCGTCCCGTTCCGGCTCGACACCACCCGCGGCGCGACACTCGACGGCGAATGCATCAACGACCCCGATCACAGCTGGCACGGGATGCACGAGGCGTGGAACGGCGGGCGCAACGACCGCTGGATGCCGATGTCGATCGCCAGCGTGGGCCCCGGCAACGGCCCGGCGGCCATGGGCTACTACACCCGCGCCGACATCCCGGTCCACCACGATCTCGCCGACGCGTTCACCCTGTGCGACCACTACCACTGTTCGGTGCTCGGCCCCACCGACCCGAACCGCCTGTACTGGGTGTCGGCGACCATCGATCCCGACGGCCTCGCCGGTGGCCCGCTGGTCGAAACCCCCACGCTGATACCGCAGAACGCGTACAGCTGGCGCACCTATCCGGAGAACCTGTCCGAGGCCGGGGTGAGCTGGAAGATCTACAACAACCGCGATATCGGCCCGATCTCCTCGGTGATCCTCGACGGAATGATGGGCTGTTTCACGCAGGCCGCCGATCCGAATTCCGAACTGGCCAAACGGGGTAAGGCGCCGGTGTACCCGCAGGATTTCGCCGCCGATGTGGCGGCGGACCGGCTGCCGTCGGTGTCGTGGGTGATTCCCCCGCTGTTCAACTGTGAGCATCCGGCACTGCCACCGGCGCTCGGCGCGGTCGGCATCATGCAGGTTCTCGACATCCTCACCTCGAATCCGCGGGTCTGGGAGAAGACCGCGCTCATCGTCAGCTACGACGAGAACGGCGGATTCTTCGATCACGTCACGCCGCCGACCGCGCCCCCGGGCACCCCCGGCGAGTACCTCACGGTCGATCTGAACCGGGTGTCCGCGGCGAAGGGGATCGCGGGCCCGATCGGATTGGGTTATCGCGTACCGTGTTTCGTCATCTCGCCCTATTCGCGCGGCGGCCTGGTCGCCTCGGAGACCTTCGATCACACGTCCCAATTGCGTTTGCTGGAGCGGCGTTTCGGTGTCGACGTCCCGAATCTGACCGCATGGCGTCGCAGTGTGACCGGCGATATGAGTTCGGCCTTCGATTTCGCGTCCGCCGCCGACGCCGTGCCGCCCCGGATCACCGATCCGAAGCCGAAAGCCGATGCGGCATTGGCGCAGTGCGGCCCGAATATCGGCCTCGGTACCGCCGGAGCCGGAATTCCCTACCCGGTACCCCCGAACGCCATGCCGGTCCAGGAACCCGGAACCCGGCGTCGCCCGAGCGGAACTGTCTGAAATCCGAGGTGTCACGCCCCGGCCCCGGCCGGGGCGTGCTGCTCAGCTCGCCGTGGCCGGGACCCAGCGGGTCATACCGCCGCGGCTGCGCATGGCGGCGAAGCTGTGCCGCGCGGGACTGAGAAGTGCGGTGAACCAGGAACGGCGATGTTCGGCCAATGCCGTGGCAACGGCGGGAATCCGAATGCAGTGCACGGTGCCTGCGGTACCCAGCCGGTGGCGACCCGACTGGATGATTGTGGTGCGCAATGATTGTCCTTCGTTAGCTCGGATGGCCTGGATCGCCTGCGGCGAAACATTAGCGGAACAAAAGTGTGGGGCAGCGGATTTTGCGTGACTTCAAACCCGGCGTGTCGGAAAGTTGCCGACTATTGGTCGGTATCAAGAGAATAATGTTGCGAATTGATATCGCAGTCGTCACGGAATGAGTAATACGACGCGGCGGACGTGAGAATTACTGCCCCGCTGGGTATTCAGCTCGATCGGCGGGGTGCGGATGCGGTCGTTCGCCGGGGGATGCGAGACTGATCGAATGTTGCGTATCGGTCTCACCGGAGGCATGGGAGCGGGTAAGTCGACGGTGGCACGGCTGCTGGTGGATCGCGGGGCGGTGCTGGTCGACAGCGACGCCATCGCGCGCGAGGTCGTCGAGCCCGGCACCGAGGGGCTGGCCGCGCTGGTGGCGGCCTTCGGATCGGGAATTCTCGCCGAGGACGGCAGCCTGAACCGCCCGGCGCTCGCGGCGGTGGCCTTCGCGGACGAGGAGTCGCGCCAGACCCTCAATTCGATCACCCATCCGCTGGTCGGCCGCCGCACCACCGAGCTGATCGCCGCGGCCCCCGCGGACGCCGTTGTGGTGCAGGATGTTCCGCTGCTGGTGGAGAACGGCCTGGGAGCCATGATGAATCTCGTCGTGATCGTGATGGCCGATCAGGAACTGCGGGTGCATCGGCTCGAACAGTTCCGCGGGGTGGGCCGGGACGACGCGCTGGCCCGGATCAAGGCGCAGGCCACCGACGACCAGCGGCGCGCGGCCGCGGATGTGCTGCTGGACAACAACTCCGGCGCCGATGAGCTGGCTCCGCAGGTGCACGAGCTGTGGGAGCGACGGCTGGTGCCCTTCGAGCACAATCTGCGTACGCGGACCGCGGCGCGGCGCACCGGTGCCATCGAGGTGACGGACCACGATCCGGCCTGGGCGCAGCAGGCGCAGCGCCTGATCGCGCGATTGTGGCTCGCCTGCGGCGCCGACGCGCGCGCGATCGACCACATCGGGTCCACGGCGGTTCCGGGACTTCCGGCCCAGGACGTCCTCGATATCCAGATCACGGTGGCGGATCTCGACGCCGCCGACGGATTGCGAGATCGACTGGCCGCGGCCGGTTTTCCGCTTCTGGACGAAAATGCGGGCGACACGCCGACATCCGCCCCGGGAGATCTGTCTGGTGCGGGTACGGCGCAGCGGTTGCACGGCAATGCCGATCCGGCCCGGCTCGCGCACATCCATCTGCGCCCGGAGGGATCACCCGGACAGCGGTTCGCCCTGGATTTCCGGGACCGGCTGCGGGGCGACGCCGCGGCGCGAGCGGAGTATCTGGAGATCGAGCACCGGGGCGCCGCCGCGGCCGCGGGGCTGGTCGGTGCCGAGGCCGACGCGGCCTATCGGGCGGTCGAGGAACCGTGGCTCGACAGTGTGTACGAACGGGTCCCGCG
Encoded here:
- a CDS encoding class I SAM-dependent methyltransferase, which encodes MSDDHPPEPADRHAQANALLGTAGVTRAAVGTAASERANRRWWDADAVQYHDTHADFLGVDSDSGEFVWCPEGLHEGDWHLLGEVAGRRILEIGCGSAPCSRWLAAQGAYPVGLDVSRGMLEHGRAAMARGGPQVPLVQAGAEALPFAAESFDLACSAFGAVPFVADSARVMREVARVLRPGGRWVFSVNHPMRWIFPDDPGPDGLRATIPYFDRTPYVEVDADEEPIYVEHHRTIGDRVRDIVGAGLILLDIVEPEWPEWLEREWGQWSPLRGEIFPGTAIFVTEKPTRR
- a CDS encoding phospholipase C, coding for MGLFDGINRRDFLAKALAVGGAGALASLANPIIERAYAADPAGMGGLGDIEHFVLLMQENRSFDHYFGTLSGVRGFDDASPAWQQRGYAPGVGPSADGYIVPFRLDTTRGATLDGECINDPDHSWHGMHEAWNGGRNDRWMPMSIASVGPGNGPAAMGYYTRADIPVHHDLADAFTLCDHYHCSVLGPTDPNRLYWVSATIDPDGLAGGPLVETPTLIPQNAYSWRTYPENLSEAGVSWKIYNNRDIGPISSVILDGMMGCFTQAADPNSELAKRGKAPVYPQDFAADVAADRLPSVSWVIPPLFNCEHPALPPALGAVGIMQVLDILTSNPRVWEKTALIVSYDENGGFFDHVTPPTAPPGTPGEYLTVDLNRVSAAKGIAGPIGLGYRVPCFVISPYSRGGLVASETFDHTSQLRLLERRFGVDVPNLTAWRRSVTGDMSSAFDFASAADAVPPRITDPKPKADAALAQCGPNIGLGTAGAGIPYPVPPNAMPVQEPGTRRRPSGTV
- the coaE gene encoding dephospho-CoA kinase — encoded protein: MLRIGLTGGMGAGKSTVARLLVDRGAVLVDSDAIAREVVEPGTEGLAALVAAFGSGILAEDGSLNRPALAAVAFADEESRQTLNSITHPLVGRRTTELIAAAPADAVVVQDVPLLVENGLGAMMNLVVIVMADQELRVHRLEQFRGVGRDDALARIKAQATDDQRRAAADVLLDNNSGADELAPQVHELWERRLVPFEHNLRTRTAARRTGAIEVTDHDPAWAQQAQRLIARLWLACGADARAIDHIGSTAVPGLPAQDVLDIQITVADLDAADGLRDRLAAAGFPLLDENAGDTPTSAPGDLSGAGTAQRLHGNADPARLAHIHLRPEGSPGQRFALDFRDRLRGDAAARAEYLEIEHRGAAAAAGLVGAEADAAYRAVEEPWLDSVYERVPRG
- the rpsA gene encoding 30S ribosomal protein S1, whose translation is MPTTVTSPQVAVNDIGSAEDFLAAIDKTIKYFNDGDIVEGTIVKVDRDEVLLDIGYKTEGVIPSRELSIKHDVDPNEVVSVGDEVEALVLTKEDKEGRLILSKKRAQYERAWGTIEELKEKDEAVKGTVIEVVKGGLILDIGLRGFLPASLVEMRRVRDLQPYVGKEIEAKIIELDKNRNNVVLSRRAWLEQTQSEVRSEFLHQLQKGQVRKGVVSSIVNFGAFVDLGGVDGLVHVSELSWKHIDHPSEVVEVGMEVTVEVLDVDLDRERVSLSLKATQEDPWRQFARTHAIGQIVPGKVTKLVPFGAFVRVEEGIEGLVHISELAERHVEVPDQVVAVGDDAMVKVIDIDLERRRISLSLKQANEDYHAEFDPSKYGMADSYDEQGNYIFPEGFDPETNEWLEGFDKQREEWEGRYAEAERRHKMHTAQMEKMAADAAAEAANGGGAGNYSSESGAQASSSSSSSSESAGGSLASDAQLAALREKLSGNA